From one Pontibacillus sp. HMF3514 genomic stretch:
- a CDS encoding universal stress protein, with the protein MFQKILLAADGSEHAYRAAQKAAHLATIEGGARITLLYVIDPSSSKHDIIAEGSSRGRLNDIRHQRVKQIEDLFDRKEVSYQYQTLKGEPGPSIVEYANNEDYDVIIIGSRGLNGLQEFVLGSVSHKVMKRAHCPVMVVK; encoded by the coding sequence GTGTTTCAGAAGATATTATTAGCTGCCGATGGATCTGAACATGCTTATCGCGCAGCACAAAAAGCAGCTCACTTAGCAACAATTGAAGGGGGAGCTCGAATTACTCTTTTATATGTAATAGATCCATCTTCCTCTAAGCACGATATTATCGCAGAAGGAAGTAGTCGAGGTAGGCTCAATGATATACGACATCAACGAGTAAAACAAATAGAAGACTTATTTGATCGAAAAGAAGTAAGCTATCAATATCAAACATTAAAAGGCGAGCCCGGTCCAAGCATTGTTGAGTATGCTAACAATGAAGACTACGATGTGATTATTATTGGAAGTCGTGGTCTGAATGGATTGCAGGAGTTTGTATTAGGTAGTGTTTCTCACAAAGTTATGAAACGTGCTCATTGTCCTGTGATGGTTGTGAAGTAA
- the cls gene encoding cardiolipin synthase, which translates to MKPNIQLLLLTILGIALFFILLIPLSFVFQVIFGLIYIGAVFTISFYIMLERRSSTNTILWIFFIFFVPIIGYFFYIYSGQLSRQGILFQDKRRKAQEVFHAEEPVPRVRATERLNEQQQAVSKVVQSLADTPVRTQSHVNILTNGQEAFPEIMKHLKEAKSFIHMEYYLFNSDETGYDIMNILIQKAKEGVKVRLLYDSAGSLKLKQKDVKKMKEAGVEVHVFLPIKTALVTQTFNFRNHRKIIVIDNDIAFVGGMNIGDEYRGISEKFPDWRDTHTIVQGMPIKELHLIFLIDWWYITKENIIEEFSRVVIPELEEYNTDAQIVPSGPHNQHQIMRDVYNALINSAKERVMIATPYFVPSREIHSALRIAAQKGLEVKLLIPKPSDNWLTYYAGHSYFPELLEDGIQIYLYEKDFMHHKIMVVDDHTVSVGTANMDLRSFYLNFEVNVIMYGGQPVEQIIQNYHSDLKDSMKVDHDQFMKRPLSEKTKEAIARIFAPLL; encoded by the coding sequence ATGAAACCCAATATTCAATTACTGTTATTGACTATTCTAGGAATAGCTCTTTTTTTCATTTTACTTATACCGTTAAGTTTCGTGTTTCAGGTGATCTTTGGACTTATTTATATAGGTGCAGTGTTCACCATTTCATTTTATATTATGCTTGAGCGACGTTCTTCAACGAACACGATCTTATGGATCTTTTTTATCTTTTTCGTTCCGATTATCGGGTATTTCTTTTACATTTATTCCGGGCAACTGTCCCGTCAAGGCATCCTGTTTCAAGATAAACGTAGAAAAGCTCAGGAAGTCTTTCATGCTGAGGAGCCTGTTCCAAGAGTACGAGCTACTGAACGGTTGAATGAACAGCAACAAGCTGTGAGCAAAGTGGTTCAATCTCTCGCTGATACACCCGTTCGTACCCAGAGCCATGTTAACATTTTGACGAATGGGCAAGAAGCTTTTCCAGAAATCATGAAACATCTTAAGGAAGCGAAATCATTTATTCATATGGAGTACTACTTGTTTAACTCTGATGAAACGGGTTACGACATTATGAATATTTTAATACAGAAGGCAAAAGAGGGCGTAAAAGTACGTCTATTATATGATTCAGCAGGTAGTTTGAAACTAAAGCAAAAAGACGTGAAAAAAATGAAGGAAGCAGGCGTTGAGGTTCATGTGTTTTTGCCGATCAAAACAGCATTGGTTACGCAAACCTTTAACTTCCGAAATCATCGAAAAATCATTGTGATTGATAATGATATTGCTTTTGTTGGCGGTATGAATATTGGTGATGAGTACCGAGGGATTTCTGAGAAGTTTCCGGATTGGCGTGATACACATACTATTGTTCAAGGGATGCCAATCAAAGAGCTCCATTTAATCTTTCTAATTGATTGGTGGTATATTACGAAAGAAAATATCATTGAAGAGTTCAGCCGAGTCGTAATCCCTGAACTAGAGGAATATAATACGGATGCTCAAATTGTACCAAGTGGACCACATAATCAGCATCAGATTATGCGAGATGTATATAATGCGCTAATTAATAGTGCGAAAGAGCGTGTCATGATTGCGACACCATACTTTGTCCCCTCTCGTGAAATTCATTCTGCATTACGCATAGCAGCACAAAAAGGCTTAGAAGTGAAACTCCTTATTCCAAAGCCTTCAGACAACTGGCTAACGTACTATGCAGGGCATTCTTATTTTCCGGAATTGCTTGAAGATGGAATTCAAATCTATCTTTATGAGAAAGACTTCATGCACCACAAAATTATGGTTGTGGATGATCATACCGTTTCAGTTGGAACTGCAAACATGGACTTACGCAGTTTCTACTTGAATTTCGAAGTCAATGTCATTATGTATGGCGGGCAACCTGTCGAGCAAATTATTCAAAATTACCATTCAGATCTAAAAGATTCCATGAAAGTGGATCACGATCAATTTATGAAGAGACCTTTATCAGAAAAAACAAAAGAGGCCATTGCGAGGATATTTGCTCCGTTATTGTAG
- a CDS encoding YitT family protein, with translation MERISQMWHHYFGNKRKKLQFLLYLFGIIISSLGLALLIISAAGVAPGDSVAVGLSERFDIKVGYFLIVGFIILVLVNSWIEKKRPRFESLFPILLRGGTLNLWLYQVLGNIRMDVLWAQWSVFTIGVILLGLGIGMYLRAPFPHIPVDHFMMIVNERTNQSKRFVRILFEAALALLGLFLGGWDVVGIGTVITAIFLGPIIQYFYNITEFVEKLSE, from the coding sequence ATGGAAAGAATCTCTCAAATGTGGCATCATTACTTCGGAAATAAGAGAAAGAAATTACAATTTCTACTCTATTTATTCGGGATCATAATCTCTAGTTTAGGATTAGCTTTATTAATCATATCCGCAGCGGGAGTCGCTCCTGGGGATAGTGTTGCAGTAGGGTTATCCGAACGATTCGATATAAAAGTAGGTTACTTTTTAATTGTCGGTTTTATTATTTTAGTTCTTGTGAATTCTTGGATCGAGAAGAAGAGACCTCGGTTCGAGTCCTTATTTCCTATCCTATTGCGTGGTGGAACATTAAACTTATGGCTCTACCAAGTACTTGGAAATATTCGAATGGATGTCTTATGGGCTCAGTGGAGTGTATTTACAATCGGTGTGATCCTGCTTGGTTTAGGAATTGGCATGTATTTACGAGCACCTTTTCCTCACATTCCAGTCGACCATTTTATGATGATTGTAAACGAAAGAACTAATCAGTCGAAACGATTTGTACGCATATTGTTCGAAGCTGCATTGGCTCTCTTAGGTCTTTTCCTTGGTGGTTGGGATGTAGTTGGAATAGGGACTGTTATTACAGCAATTTTCCTTGGCCCAATTATCCAATACTTTTATAACATCACAGAATTTGTTGAAAAGCTTAGTGAGTGA
- a CDS encoding chromate transporter: MALKTYLEIFLISLRLGLTSFGGPVAHLGYFQDEYVKRRKWLDDKSFADLIALCQFLPGPASSQVGISIGMVRGGIIGGICSWIGFTLPSVIALVIFALAINGTSIEGASWVSGLKLVAVAVVAHAIMNMGKKLTPDLPRITIAMITAFILLFYQTAVSQIALIIVAGIVGIMLFQNKELPQGNDVGLTYKKRTGIISLSLFFILLIGIPFVASWSSSIYVTIFDTFYRVGSIVFGGGHVVLPLLEAEVVPNGFISKEMFLAGYGATQAVPGPMFTFASFIGTVMSGVSGAVVATIAMFLPSFFLLIGVLPFWDDLRKVKRVRAALLGVNAAVVGLLIAALYDPIWTSAITSSKDVAVGLAAFTLLYFWKVPAWLVVILTVLGNVVISLLI; encoded by the coding sequence GTGGCCTTGAAAACCTATTTAGAAATATTTCTTATATCTTTACGTCTAGGTTTGACATCATTTGGTGGACCTGTCGCTCATTTGGGTTATTTCCAAGATGAGTACGTAAAAAGGAGGAAGTGGCTCGATGATAAAAGCTTCGCTGATCTCATCGCACTATGCCAATTCCTACCTGGGCCTGCTAGTAGTCAGGTCGGAATTTCAATCGGGATGGTCCGTGGAGGTATCATTGGCGGGATCTGTTCATGGATCGGCTTCACGCTTCCATCTGTCATTGCTCTTGTCATTTTCGCACTTGCGATCAATGGGACGAGTATTGAGGGGGCAAGTTGGGTAAGCGGATTAAAGCTTGTTGCAGTAGCGGTTGTAGCTCATGCGATTATGAACATGGGGAAGAAGCTTACTCCTGATCTCCCACGGATAACAATTGCGATGATTACAGCATTTATTTTGTTATTTTATCAAACAGCAGTATCTCAAATCGCTCTTATTATTGTAGCTGGAATCGTTGGCATTATGTTATTTCAAAATAAGGAGCTTCCACAGGGAAATGATGTTGGCCTTACTTATAAAAAAAGGACAGGAATTATTTCGCTCAGTTTGTTCTTTATTCTCTTAATTGGGATTCCTTTTGTTGCATCATGGTCTTCATCAATTTATGTAACCATTTTTGATACGTTTTATCGTGTAGGTTCGATTGTTTTTGGTGGAGGACATGTTGTACTTCCGTTACTAGAGGCAGAAGTCGTACCAAATGGATTTATCTCAAAGGAAATGTTCTTAGCTGGCTATGGTGCTACACAAGCTGTTCCAGGTCCGATGTTTACATTTGCTAGCTTTATCGGAACGGTTATGTCTGGCGTATCAGGAGCGGTCGTTGCTACGATTGCAATGTTCTTGCCGTCATTCTTCTTGCTTATTGGTGTACTTCCGTTTTGGGATGATTTACGAAAAGTGAAGCGTGTACGTGCAGCGTTACTTGGAGTAAATGCTGCAGTGGTAGGACTGTTGATCGCAGCTTTATATGATCCAATCTGGACAAGCGCGATTACTTCAAGTAAAGATGTTGCCGTAGGCTTAGCGGCGTTCACACTGTTGTATTTCTGGAAAGTTCCAGCATGGTTGGTCGTAATCCTAACTGTGTTAGGGAATGTGGTTATTTCATTATTGATATAA
- a CDS encoding S-adenosylmethionine:tRNA ribosyltransferase-isomerase: MGVPYSFDIPESLNASIPAELRTGARDHVKLMVLDGQGITHDHFFNLEQYFREGDTLILNNSRTIPPVLKAKQGHHDIEVRLSRKVSSHEWEALLIGDLIQTNTPIRFQKSGVEATVSGLGSEPPLVVLSFSLEGTELFDFIYRFGTPIRYEYIDTPWPLEMYQTVYSSVPGSVEMPSAGRAFSWRLLKKLKEMGVQIGYVQLHTGLSYYEQNRWPNPKAHPEAFHVSQETAHLVNETRKSGGRVIAAGTTVVRALESCINDDGRLSAHHGITRLYVGHGYQVRSVDGLLTGFHEPEASHLDMLTSFVKKDILMNAYQNALRKGYLWHEFGDMNLILLGDHS, translated from the coding sequence ATGGGTGTTCCTTATTCTTTTGACATACCAGAGTCTTTAAATGCATCTATTCCTGCCGAGCTCCGAACTGGTGCACGAGATCACGTAAAACTTATGGTACTTGATGGTCAAGGAATCACTCATGATCATTTCTTCAATTTGGAACAATACTTTCGTGAGGGTGATACGCTGATCCTCAACAATAGCCGCACGATCCCACCTGTTTTAAAAGCAAAACAAGGACATCATGACATTGAGGTACGACTTTCACGTAAAGTCTCTTCTCATGAGTGGGAAGCCTTACTCATTGGAGATCTCATTCAAACGAACACGCCCATTCGTTTTCAAAAAAGTGGCGTTGAAGCTACCGTGTCAGGACTGGGGAGTGAACCTCCCCTTGTTGTCCTCTCATTTTCATTAGAAGGAACTGAATTATTCGATTTTATTTATCGTTTCGGTACACCAATTCGGTACGAGTATATTGATACTCCTTGGCCACTTGAGATGTACCAAACCGTTTATTCATCTGTCCCAGGTTCCGTTGAAATGCCCTCTGCAGGTCGAGCTTTTTCATGGAGGTTGTTGAAAAAACTTAAGGAAATGGGTGTCCAAATTGGCTATGTTCAACTGCATACCGGATTAAGCTATTACGAACAAAATCGCTGGCCAAACCCCAAAGCACATCCTGAAGCATTTCACGTTTCACAGGAAACTGCACACCTAGTGAATGAGACTAGAAAAAGTGGCGGACGCGTTATCGCAGCAGGCACTACAGTGGTTCGAGCACTGGAATCCTGCATCAATGATGATGGGAGACTGAGTGCTCACCATGGAATAACACGGCTATATGTTGGTCATGGGTATCAAGTTCGCTCTGTAGATGGCTTGCTGACAGGTTTCCACGAACCCGAAGCTAGTCACCTCGATATGCTCACTTCCTTTGTTAAGAAGGATATACTGATGAATGCATATCAAAATGCTTTAAGGAAAGGTTACCTTTGGCATGAGTTTGGAGACATGAACCTCATTTTACTTGGTGATCACTCATGA
- a CDS encoding SDR family NAD(P)-dependent oxidoreductase: MNHKVVVITGASKGLGKALTLEFANRGAKLGICARGEEALLETKNEAEALGAEVIAVSADASNPNDVERFISVVEDRFGRIDTLINSASKFGHGPCLLADYPLQQFEDVIRVNISNPFLVTKRVLPGMLARNSGSIINVTSEAGNTGFREWGAYGISKFGVEGLTQIWADELDGSGVRMNMVDPGEMNTDMHDIAVPDCNYELADPTERVDVFVYLSSDDSSHVNGERLQAPSFSLEKSDA, encoded by the coding sequence ATGAATCATAAAGTTGTGGTTATTACAGGAGCTTCAAAAGGGTTAGGGAAAGCTTTAACACTTGAATTTGCTAATCGAGGAGCTAAGCTTGGAATTTGTGCAAGAGGTGAAGAAGCTTTACTGGAAACCAAAAATGAAGCTGAGGCACTAGGAGCTGAAGTGATAGCAGTATCTGCTGATGCTTCGAATCCAAATGATGTTGAGCGTTTTATATCCGTAGTGGAGGATCGCTTTGGTCGCATTGACACCTTAATTAATAGCGCATCTAAATTTGGGCATGGACCGTGTCTTCTTGCCGATTATCCACTTCAGCAGTTTGAAGATGTAATACGTGTGAATATATCAAATCCTTTCCTCGTTACCAAACGAGTTCTACCTGGAATGTTAGCTCGTAATTCTGGCTCAATTATAAATGTTACATCAGAAGCAGGGAATACAGGCTTTCGTGAATGGGGAGCTTATGGGATTTCAAAATTTGGTGTTGAAGGTCTTACACAAATTTGGGCAGATGAACTTGATGGAAGTGGTGTTCGAATGAATATGGTCGATCCAGGCGAAATGAACACTGACATGCATGATATTGCTGTTCCAGACTGTAACTATGAATTAGCAGACCCAACTGAGCGTGTAGATGTATTTGTATATTTAAGCTCTGATGATTCTTCCCATGTAAATGGAGAACGCCTTCAAGCTCCATCATTCTCTCTAGAAAAGAGTGATGCATAA
- a CDS encoding SulP family inorganic anion transporter — MNLETIKQQWFGNVRADVLAGIVVALALIPEAIAFSIIAGVDPMVGLYASFCIAVVISFVGGRPSMISAATGAMALLMVTLVKDYGLEYLLAATILTGIIQILLGVLKVGKFMKFIPRSVMVGFVNALGILIFMAQLPHFEGEGLAMYAMVAGSLAIIYILPRVTKAVPSPLVAIIVMTIIAVTTGAGVKTVGDMGNLTSELPMFLIPDIPLNFETLKIIFPYSMALAMVGLLESLLTAQIVDDMTDTPSDKNKEARGQGIANVVAGFFGGMAGCAMIGQSVINVKSGARGRLSTLVAGVFLMVLIISFQDILVQIPMAALVGVMIMVSVGTFDWSSLTKLHIMPKTDASVMIVTVVTVVVTHDLSKGVFAGVLLSAIFFVAKISNIHVEKAMDVQRNVRLYNVRGELFFASVSDMADFFDFKEDTDSVVIDFSKSHVWDDSAVGAIDKVVMKFREQGKEVEVIGLNDASSQLVSKLAVHDKANG, encoded by the coding sequence TTGAACCTAGAAACAATTAAACAACAATGGTTTGGTAATGTGAGAGCAGATGTACTTGCCGGAATCGTAGTAGCTTTGGCACTAATTCCTGAGGCAATCGCGTTCTCCATTATTGCGGGCGTTGATCCAATGGTCGGATTGTATGCTTCCTTCTGTATCGCAGTTGTGATTTCCTTTGTTGGTGGACGTCCTTCGATGATTTCCGCCGCAACAGGCGCAATGGCCTTACTGATGGTAACACTAGTGAAGGACTATGGGTTAGAGTACTTGCTCGCAGCCACAATATTGACAGGAATCATACAGATTTTACTCGGCGTCTTAAAGGTCGGTAAATTTATGAAATTTATTCCACGCTCTGTGATGGTCGGATTCGTAAACGCTCTGGGTATTTTAATTTTCATGGCTCAGCTCCCTCACTTCGAAGGTGAAGGCCTTGCTATGTACGCAATGGTAGCAGGTTCTCTTGCAATCATTTATATTCTTCCACGCGTTACAAAAGCAGTTCCATCTCCTCTTGTTGCAATCATTGTAATGACAATTATTGCGGTTACAACAGGTGCTGGTGTGAAAACAGTTGGTGATATGGGGAACTTAACATCAGAACTTCCGATGTTCTTAATACCTGATATCCCATTAAACTTTGAAACATTAAAAATCATCTTCCCATATTCCATGGCTCTAGCAATGGTCGGTTTACTTGAATCTCTATTAACGGCTCAAATTGTGGATGATATGACAGATACACCAAGTGATAAGAACAAAGAAGCACGTGGTCAAGGTATTGCAAACGTGGTTGCTGGATTTTTTGGCGGAATGGCTGGCTGTGCGATGATTGGTCAATCCGTTATTAACGTAAAATCTGGTGCACGTGGCCGCCTTTCTACGTTAGTTGCTGGTGTATTCTTAATGGTTCTTATCATTTCATTCCAGGATATTTTAGTTCAGATCCCAATGGCTGCTTTAGTCGGCGTTATGATTATGGTTTCTGTTGGAACATTTGACTGGTCTTCTCTTACGAAGCTACACATTATGCCAAAAACAGATGCTTCTGTTATGATCGTAACGGTTGTAACTGTTGTCGTGACACACGACCTTTCAAAAGGTGTATTCGCTGGTGTACTACTAAGCGCAATCTTCTTCGTAGCGAAGATCTCAAACATTCATGTAGAAAAAGCAATGGATGTACAACGAAACGTACGTTTATATAACGTTCGCGGCGAATTATTCTTCGCTTCCGTGTCTGACATGGCTGACTTCTTCGATTTCAAAGAAGATACAGACTCTGTCGTAATCGACTTCAGCAAATCCCACGTATGGGATGATTCTGCTGTGGGTGCGATTGATAAAGTTGTTATGAAGTTCAGAGAGCAAGGCAAAGAGGTTGAAGTAATCGGCCTCAATGACGCAAGCTCTCAACTTGTTAGCAAATTAGCCGTCCACGATAAAGCAAATGGCTAA
- a CDS encoding GNAT family N-acetyltransferase, which yields MIISYLPLDIDSPHMNEVVDIYHNVYEGSDPVEIRGRFLQHSTYPGYTGWVAVCDDRIVGFAYGFSSTSGQYYRSKLESVLEDKEIHSWLNDCFEFVEMAVLPEFRRQGIASTLEKRLLDKAPHQTSVLTTGSANEDARFLYEKLGWESVKEAQVIPTDDPMLIMGKKLNVRVD from the coding sequence ATGATTATTTCATACTTACCTTTAGATATTGATTCTCCACATATGAATGAGGTAGTAGACATCTATCATAATGTTTACGAGGGAAGCGACCCTGTAGAAATTAGAGGACGTTTTCTGCAGCATTCTACTTATCCAGGTTACACAGGTTGGGTTGCGGTTTGTGATGACCGAATCGTGGGCTTTGCTTATGGGTTTAGTTCCACATCAGGACAATATTACCGAAGCAAATTAGAATCTGTTCTCGAAGATAAAGAAATTCATTCTTGGTTAAATGATTGTTTTGAATTTGTTGAGATGGCAGTATTACCAGAGTTCCGTCGTCAGGGAATTGCTTCTACCCTTGAAAAACGTCTTTTAGATAAAGCACCTCATCAAACGTCAGTACTTACTACCGGATCTGCGAATGAAGATGCTAGATTTTTGTATGAAAAGCTAGGTTGGGAAAGTGTAAAAGAAGCTCAAGTGATCCCAACAGACGACCCAATGCTCATTATGGGAAAAAAGCTCAACGTAAGAGTTGATTAA
- a CDS encoding nucleotidyltransferase domain-containing protein: MRPRNLELIEIAKKYVQEEMSYCTYACLIGSVARGEADDFSDIDLICFTGRETYLGKHDVSYKGEVIQIDVKSILEFPSKELFSYNPWHYRYLVESVIIKDTNGELSKLQGWSKSYFGSIQGQKDVIRDVTTIVEGRKDYAIKQMNIGKDFAATHAAIGAWTEAALLYQFLYENRVSIGSLMPTLRKLNFFPKIVDLLPIGPVEEVDIKEASNTMTTLRLYLKNAGFEHLPSISDLQDKIWHNKADRLMLEGDLYNYLWLSYSEAFLLLLETSQDEDFESYFKQLPTALQRQLEDLGLVSLQPEDIHQILDIGDKMMEYAKDQLKSEQGS, encoded by the coding sequence ATGCGTCCTCGAAATTTAGAGTTAATAGAAATTGCGAAGAAGTATGTACAAGAAGAGATGTCGTATTGTACGTATGCTTGTTTAATAGGTTCAGTAGCTAGAGGAGAAGCTGATGATTTTAGTGACATTGATTTGATTTGCTTTACTGGCCGTGAGACGTATCTTGGGAAGCATGATGTGTCTTATAAAGGTGAAGTTATTCAGATTGATGTGAAGTCTATTCTAGAATTTCCTAGTAAAGAGCTCTTTTCCTATAACCCTTGGCACTACCGCTACTTAGTTGAGTCTGTCATTATCAAAGACACGAATGGAGAGCTAAGCAAGCTGCAAGGGTGGTCGAAGTCATACTTCGGTTCCATTCAGGGGCAAAAAGACGTGATCCGAGATGTAACGACCATTGTGGAAGGTCGTAAGGATTACGCAATCAAACAAATGAACATTGGAAAAGATTTTGCTGCAACACACGCAGCGATTGGTGCATGGACCGAAGCCGCGCTTCTTTATCAATTTTTATATGAGAATCGTGTATCTATCGGGTCACTGATGCCAACGCTAAGAAAGCTTAACTTCTTCCCTAAGATTGTCGATTTACTCCCAATTGGACCTGTAGAAGAAGTAGATATAAAAGAAGCGTCGAACACGATGACAACGTTAAGGTTGTATCTTAAGAATGCTGGATTTGAACATTTACCTTCCATTTCAGATTTACAAGATAAAATTTGGCACAATAAAGCTGACCGCTTAATGCTTGAAGGTGATTTGTATAATTATCTCTGGTTGTCATACAGTGAAGCTTTTCTTCTCTTGCTTGAGACTTCACAGGATGAAGATTTTGAATCGTACTTTAAACAGTTACCAACAGCTTTACAGAGGCAATTAGAGGATCTTGGATTAGTATCACTCCAACCAGAGGATATCCATCAAATCTTGGATATCGGTGATAAAATGATGGAGTACGCTAAAGACCAACTTAAAAGTGAGCAAGGGTCATAA
- a CDS encoding DUF2553 family protein, producing MTEKVDITSKVIGKVKGDGFELFLNGSKIGEVTFRNNQKEYILLQGFLSEDQRIFQLKPKQEPVTQYVEGCEMGWC from the coding sequence ATGACTGAGAAGGTTGATATCACAAGTAAAGTCATTGGCAAAGTGAAAGGTGATGGATTCGAGTTGTTCTTGAATGGTTCGAAAATTGGGGAAGTCACATTCCGCAATAACCAAAAAGAGTATATCCTTCTTCAAGGTTTCCTTTCAGAAGATCAGCGTATTTTTCAACTTAAGCCAAAACAAGAACCTGTCACTCAGTATGTTGAGGGCTGTGAGATGGGTTGGTGCTAA
- a CDS encoding GNAT family N-acetyltransferase, with the protein MEVKRLGANDAEHYWNLRLEALQKNPESFITTYDEAMQRLKPIETVAERLSDDSAFTYGAYDKQQLLGVVTFIPGKHKKFEHKGEILAMYVSPAARGKGVGKALIKACIDQAKSSSIEQIQLSVVSTNKPAKLLYEAMGFEPYGVEKKAIKLGKEHYLDEDLMVLFLDEVL; encoded by the coding sequence ATGGAGGTCAAACGTCTAGGAGCAAATGATGCAGAACATTACTGGAATTTACGGTTAGAAGCCCTACAAAAAAATCCTGAGTCGTTTATTACAACGTACGATGAAGCGATGCAACGACTAAAGCCTATTGAAACTGTAGCTGAACGCCTTAGTGATGACAGTGCTTTTACATATGGGGCTTATGACAAGCAGCAATTGTTAGGCGTAGTGACATTTATTCCAGGTAAACACAAAAAGTTTGAGCATAAAGGCGAGATTTTAGCAATGTATGTTTCTCCTGCTGCACGTGGAAAAGGCGTAGGAAAAGCGTTGATCAAAGCTTGTATCGATCAAGCAAAATCCTCTTCCATTGAACAGATTCAACTAAGTGTTGTTTCCACCAATAAACCTGCTAAACTTCTATATGAAGCGATGGGATTTGAACCATACGGAGTGGAGAAGAAAGCAATTAAGTTAGGAAAAGAACATTATCTTGATGAAGATTTGATGGTGTTGTTTTTGGATGAAGTACTGTAA
- a CDS encoding VOC family protein, with amino-acid sequence MMKVHHVGIHVSDLERSYRFYNEYFGFQAGERFSLGEESILFLEKGEVKLELFASESQPVQTENHLCCQVESVDELRVELKQKGLFPREGPIAVGNGWRTVFYEGPDHEMIEVLEVKR; translated from the coding sequence ATGATGAAGGTGCATCATGTAGGGATTCACGTGAGTGATTTAGAGCGATCCTATCGGTTTTATAACGAGTATTTTGGTTTTCAGGCTGGCGAACGATTTTCTTTGGGAGAGGAATCCATTCTCTTTTTGGAAAAGGGAGAAGTGAAGCTTGAACTGTTTGCAAGTGAATCACAACCTGTGCAGACTGAGAACCATTTGTGTTGTCAGGTGGAAAGTGTAGATGAGTTGAGGGTTGAGCTGAAGCAGAAAGGTCTCTTCCCTAGAGAAGGTCCTATTGCAGTAGGGAATGGTTGGAGAACTGTATTCTACGAAGGCCCTGATCATGAGATGATAGAAGTCTTGGAAGTTAAAAGGTGA